AGATGAAACCCACCAAGAAGTAAATGAATGTGTTCACCAAAAAGCCGTTTGGCTTCGGAGGCAATGTTCACAATCCCCCTGTGTGCACAACCCGTGACCACCACAAGTCCTTTCGATGTCTTCAACGTGAGGTTCAGTTCTTCTTCGAAGTAGTCTCGTTTCATTGTTTCGACTTCTTTCACAAGGAACGTCGGATCTGGCTCTTCAAAGCTGTTTGTCATTTTTGCCGGCCCCCACACAAAAACAGTATCAGAAATTTTCACGACATCCCTGTCCACATACTCAATAGAAGCTCCCATCTTTCTGATCTCTTCCCAGGAGTAAGGGGCACCTGTGTAGCGAGTTTTGGAATACTTTGGAAGATCGATTCCGCGTCGTACCCATATTCTGGGGCGTGCTACCTCAAGAAGGTATCCCAACCCACCCACGTGGTCGTAATGTCCATGACTCAGCACCACGTCCGTGACATCTCTGAGGTCAATTCCAAGAAGTGTTGCGTTCTTCATGAACACATTGGTGGTACCCGTATCGAAGAGAACGTGGCTGCCTTCCTTTGTTTCTATCCAGAGGGAAAAACCATGCTCCGCAGCAAAGGGAGTGCGGGCATGATCATCACAGAGTACTACCAGCTTCATATTCTTCACTCCTCACAGTATGTCTTTCAATGTCCTGAATGTGTTGGACCTCCCATTCGCTCCAGTTTACCCTCCCTGAACGCTTCCAGCGCCTCTCTCACTGTTCCTCTTTCAAAAAGATAGACTTCTATTCCCGCCATCCTGAGTGCATTGTATGCGTTGGTCCCCACATTGGCTGTGATCAGAACATCGACTTTCTTCTCTGCCAGAAACTGAGCCATCCGTGGTCCCGCACCGTGTGCCTCATCCACCGTGTTTTTGTAGAAGCTGAACTGCCCTGTGGCCTCGTCAAAGATCGCAATATAGGCTGCCCGTGCAAACCTCTGATCCATTTCGCTGTCTGGGTTTTCAGCTGTGGCGGGTATGGCTATTCGTCTTGGAGGTCGGTTGTGAAAGTGTTCTGCAGGTTTATACTCTGTATCTTTCAGCTGATTCTGAATGAATCTCTTCACAGCATCCTCAACGGTTCCCTGAGCGCCGCGTATCACCTGGATTCCATACTCGTTCAGATACCTTAAAGCTCTCTGACCGATCCCTCTCACTATCAACACATCCACATTTTTCTTACGCATGTAAGCCGGAAGCTCTCCAGCAGCGTGTTCAGGAAAGGGATTAGGCTCTACTTCCAAAGAGACTATCTTTCCATTTTCCACTTTCACGAACGCGTAGTAAGGTGCCCGACCAAAATGTTCTGAAACCGCTGAGTTCAAACCTTCATCGGTGGCTACCGGAATGGCTATTATCATCGTCAATCCCTCCTCATATTTTGAGAATCTCTTTGAGCTTCTCATATATTCTAACAATACTGCGTGCCGCTGGACTCTCAGGATATTCCAGAATGGACTTTCCATTGATGGTTGCAGTGTTCACTGTAGGATCGAAGGGAATCTCTCCCAGGATAACGATTCCTTCCTTCTCAGCGTATCTGAGTATCTCATCTCTCTTCTCCGGATTAATTGTGGACTTGTTGATCACCACCCCGAAGTTTCTCCTGTAGTGTCGAACGGTTTCCACAATGCGCTGAAGATCGTGGAGTCCCGATACGGTTGGTTCCGTTACAATCACAACGTAACTGACCCCCACGATGGAAGACGTAGCGGGACATCCAATGCCCGGTGCCCCATCGATTATAACCAGCTGCTTTCCGGACTCTTCGAACTTCAGTGCGGTTTTTCTTACCTCCGCAACAAGTCCTCCACTCGTCTCCTCACCAGCTTTGAGTTTTGCGTGAACCATGGGACGCTGAGCCACTGAAGCCAACGATTCGTAGTATTCACCGGCTTTGGATTCAACCAGTTTCACAGCTTCAAACGGGCATTTTAATACACAAACGCCACATCCCTCACAGGCAAAGGGATCTATCACGATTTTATCACCATCGCGCCGCACTGCATCGAATCTACAGAACTTTTCACAGACTCCGCAGGAGGTACATTTGGAGTAATCTATGACGGCCTTCTTTCCACCGTAGTAGTCATAGGACCGCTGCTTGATCGGTTGGAATATAAGATGAAGATTGGGAGCATCCACATCACAATCTGCTATTACGTTGTCTTCAAACAACAGATTCAGCGCTGCTGAAAGTGTGGTCTTTCCGGTTCCTCCTTTTCCGCTCACTATTGCCACCTGTATCATGCTTCTACCATCTCCCTTATTTTTTCGAAGAGCCTCTCAAATTCGACCTTCCATTGCGGAAGATGACTGGAAAACAATATACCCCTGGAATACAACTCTGCGATTTGAGGATCGTAAGGTATGCGCATGAGAATGGGTATATCACTTTCTTCTGAAAAGCGCTCCACACTTTCATACCCTCTGGAGTCTCTGTTCACAACTATTCCTGCTTTGATGCCCATTTCAGATACCAGTTCCACAGCCATTTGAAGGTCATGAAGTCCAAACGGAGTTGGTTCAGTAACGAGTAACGCAAAATCGGAGCCTCGAAGGGCTTCCACGACAGGACAGGATGTTCCCGGTGGGGCATCCACGATCACAATGTCCGCTGAAGGATCGATCTTTTCTTTCAGTTTTCTGATCACCTTAACACCGGAAGGCTCTCCTATATTCAAAATTCCCATGGAGAAATTGATTCTCTCGTGTACCTTTCCTGATTTCACTTCACCTATCGCTTTGGGTACTTCAGTTATGGCATTTTTAGGACACACCAAAGCACATGCTCCGCAGCCGTGACAGAGAGAATCGAAGACCATC
This genomic interval from Thermotoga sp. contains the following:
- a CDS encoding MBL fold metallo-hydrolase gives rise to the protein MKLVVLCDDHARTPFAAEHGFSLWIETKEGSHVLFDTGTTNVFMKNATLLGIDLRDVTDVVLSHGHYDHVGGLGYLLEVARPRIWVRRGIDLPKYSKTRYTGAPYSWEEIRKMGASIEYVDRDVVKISDTVFVWGPAKMTNSFEEPDPTFLVKEVETMKRDYFEEELNLTLKTSKGLVVVTGCAHRGIVNIASEAKRLFGEHIHLLLGGFHLVNAPLEKIQRVVEKLNELGVENIAPCHCTGEQAIQYFKSSFKGNIISCQVGTRMVFE
- a CDS encoding NifB/NifX family molybdenum-iron cluster-binding protein translates to MIIAIPVATDEGLNSAVSEHFGRAPYYAFVKVENGKIVSLEVEPNPFPEHAAGELPAYMRKKNVDVLIVRGIGQRALRYLNEYGIQVIRGAQGTVEDAVKRFIQNQLKDTEYKPAEHFHNRPPRRIAIPATAENPDSEMDQRFARAAYIAIFDEATGQFSFYKNTVDEAHGAGPRMAQFLAEKKVDVLITANVGTNAYNALRMAGIEVYLFERGTVREALEAFREGKLERMGGPTHSGH
- a CDS encoding ATP-binding protein; the encoded protein is MIQVAIVSGKGGTGKTTLSAALNLLFEDNVIADCDVDAPNLHLIFQPIKQRSYDYYGGKKAVIDYSKCTSCGVCEKFCRFDAVRRDGDKIVIDPFACEGCGVCVLKCPFEAVKLVESKAGEYYESLASVAQRPMVHAKLKAGEETSGGLVAEVRKTALKFEESGKQLVIIDGAPGIGCPATSSIVGVSYVVIVTEPTVSGLHDLQRIVETVRHYRRNFGVVINKSTINPEKRDEILRYAEKEGIVILGEIPFDPTVNTATINGKSILEYPESPAARSIVRIYEKLKEILKI
- a CDS encoding ATP-binding protein, whose translation is MIITVLSGKGGTGKTTVATNLAWVLSQSRKVQLLDADVEEPNDHLFLPPQIEETEPVEMLLPQVDQKACIKCGKCAKVCQFGAISVFKTGVMVFDSLCHGCGACALVCPKNAITEVPKAIGEVKSGKVHERINFSMGILNIGEPSGVKVIRKLKEKIDPSADIVIVDAPPGTSCPVVEALRGSDFALLVTEPTPFGLHDLQMAVELVSEMGIKAGIVVNRDSRGYESVERFSEESDIPILMRIPYDPQIAELYSRGILFSSHLPQWKVEFERLFEKIREMVEA